Proteins from a genomic interval of Polaribacter sejongensis:
- a CDS encoding 5-formyltetrahydrofolate cyclo-ligase encodes MKKQEFRKIYKQKRNDLTETQIQEFQENIYEQIYDLEIVGVKNVHLFLSLTKFKEIDTQPIINYFRSIKKRIVVSKSDLENNTLSHFYLEENTVLELNKYGVPEPVNAEQVDEKELDLIFVPLLISDELNYRVGYGKGFYDRFLSNCKVEAKFIGLNYFKPIYQIEDSNDFDIPLHQVIYPK; translated from the coding sequence ATGAAAAAGCAAGAATTTAGAAAGATTTACAAACAGAAACGAAACGATTTAACTGAAACTCAAATTCAGGAATTTCAAGAAAATATCTACGAACAAATTTACGATTTAGAAATTGTTGGTGTTAAAAATGTACACCTATTTTTATCACTTACAAAGTTTAAAGAAATAGATACACAACCAATTATTAATTACTTCAGAAGCATAAAAAAACGAATTGTGGTTAGTAAATCTGATTTAGAAAACAATACACTTTCTCATTTCTATTTAGAAGAAAATACGGTTTTAGAACTCAATAAATACGGCGTTCCAGAACCTGTAAATGCAGAACAAGTAGATGAAAAGGAACTAGACCTTATTTTTGTTCCGTTGTTAATTTCTGATGAATTAAATTACCGAGTTGGTTACGGAAAAGGATTTTACGATCGTTTTTTATCGAACTGTAAAGTAGAAGCAAAATTTATTGGACTCAATTATTTTAAGCCTATTTATCAAATTGAAGATTCTAACGATTTTGATATTCCGCTACATCAAGTAATCTATCCTAAATAA
- a CDS encoding PhnA domain-containing protein, which produces MSLQQDLENRSGNKCELCTSTANLSVYDVKPTITGGGGVDGSVLACETCITQIDNPEETDANHWRCLNDSMWSEYRGVKVVAWRMLSRLRAEGWPQDLLDMMYLEDDDLRFAKESGDHLDDSEKIIHRDANGAILEAGDSVVLIKDLKVKGSSLVAKQGTAVRRISLDHENAKFIEGKVGPTQIVIITDYVKKMADKE; this is translated from the coding sequence ATGAGTTTACAACAAGATTTAGAAAACAGAAGTGGAAATAAATGCGAATTATGTACATCAACAGCTAATTTATCAGTTTATGATGTAAAGCCAACAATTACTGGTGGCGGTGGAGTAGATGGTAGCGTATTGGCTTGTGAAACTTGTATTACTCAAATAGACAATCCAGAAGAAACAGATGCAAATCACTGGCGTTGTTTAAATGACTCTATGTGGAGTGAATATAGAGGTGTAAAAGTGGTTGCGTGGAGAATGTTGTCTCGTTTAAGAGCAGAAGGTTGGCCACAAGATTTGTTAGACATGATGTATTTAGAAGATGACGATTTACGTTTTGCTAAAGAATCTGGAGATCATTTAGATGATAGCGAAAAGATAATTCATAGAGATGCAAACGGTGCAATTTTAGAGGCCGGAGATTCTGTGGTTTTAATAAAAGATTTAAAAGTAAAAGGATCTAGCTTGGTTGCAAAACAAGGAACTGCGGTACGTAGAATTTCTTTAGATCACGAAAATGCTAAGTTTATAGAAGGTAAAGTAGGACCAACGCAAATTGTAATTATTACAGATTACGTTAAGAAAATGGCAGATAAAGAGTAG
- a CDS encoding efflux RND transporter permease subunit produces MKRTLSSFSIITIFVCLSIVGASLIPLLSLQLTPSKTLPSINISYNWQDASAKVIEQEVTAKLEGVFNTVKGIKSITSNSDKGKGSISLKFKKNVNMDAVRFELANLIRQSYSELPDGISYPNLSLSAANENKSPILSYSVNANESSYFIKKYAEKHIIPKLAKLKGVNKVNVYGAAPFEWVIEYDTNKLMQLKVSVKDIQQGINTYLKTQELGKGVFRTNTDNYDSEISLNLGYKIAKIIDWNNIPIKKIGNRVIYLRNIATVKYKEGAVNSYYRINGLNTINITVYAEQNVNTIDLANTVKLKVIALNNQIDTGYTIKLTQDSTEYVVEELQKIQSRTLFSFLILLVLILLINRSFKYLAILFLSIITNLLIAVIFYYLLHVELQLYSFAGITISFGIIIDNSIIMIDHIRNKGNKKAFLAILAATLTTIGALMIIFLLEENQQANLLDFALVIAINLSVSLLVSLYYVPALLNKFKVSKKQLSFSRKRKRRIVKFTNFYTRMICWMKRPRFKWAFILLFILGFGIPFHFLPKEIEEEGFFTDVYNKSIGNEWFSNDVRPTLEKIIGGTLRLFTEDVFENSYYSEPERTALRVTGTMPDGCTIKQLNTAIKKMESYLSQFDEIELFETRISSYRNSNISIHFKKDFEFGSFPYTLKNVLESKAISLGGLDWSVSGVGRGFSNALGTGSKQNRIILEGYNYDKLYSYAKQLKQQLIDSSGSRVKDIEITSSGWRDNALYEYYLDFDDKRLAFENVSQQQLYGYLKNQVHSGNLTSIIQNNEFQSVKLISDRYKKFSVWDLKNTPILINNKQYKLSQLASIEKKKTGNTIKKNNQQYSLTVTYDFLGTAILAQKVREQNIEKFKPKLPLGYKVSEQKYNRWNKKDKAQYYYLFIVIGIILFICAILLESIKQPFAIISMIPISFIGVFLTFYLFDFNFDQGGYASFILLCGISVNSALYIINDYNNLKMQFPNRDLRSLYFKAFNSKIKPVVLTIVSTIVGLIPFIWNGQNEAFWFSFAAGSIGGLVFSLIGIFFYLPLFSVKKV; encoded by the coding sequence ATGAAACGTACACTCTCTTCATTTTCTATCATTACCATTTTTGTATGTCTTTCTATTGTTGGGGCTAGCTTAATACCTTTATTAAGCTTGCAATTAACCCCCTCAAAAACACTACCTTCAATTAATATAAGTTATAACTGGCAAGATGCTTCTGCAAAAGTGATAGAGCAAGAAGTAACAGCAAAACTAGAAGGTGTTTTTAATACAGTTAAAGGAATAAAATCAATTACTTCAAATTCAGACAAAGGCAAAGGAAGTATTTCTCTTAAATTTAAAAAAAACGTAAATATGGATGCGGTTCGGTTTGAACTTGCAAACCTAATTCGCCAGTCTTATTCAGAACTTCCAGATGGTATTAGCTATCCTAATTTATCTTTAAGTGCTGCCAATGAAAATAAATCTCCTATTTTATCCTACAGTGTAAATGCAAATGAAAGCTCTTATTTTATTAAAAAATATGCAGAAAAACATATTATACCAAAACTAGCAAAACTTAAAGGCGTAAATAAAGTAAATGTTTATGGGGCAGCTCCTTTTGAATGGGTAATAGAATACGATACAAATAAACTGATGCAGTTAAAAGTATCTGTAAAAGATATTCAACAAGGAATTAATACTTATTTAAAAACACAAGAATTGGGCAAAGGTGTTTTTAGAACAAATACGGATAATTATGATTCTGAAATATCTTTAAATTTAGGGTACAAAATAGCCAAAATTATAGATTGGAATAACATTCCTATTAAGAAGATAGGCAATAGAGTCATTTATTTACGAAATATAGCAACTGTTAAGTATAAAGAAGGTGCTGTAAATAGTTATTACAGAATTAATGGATTAAACACTATTAATATTACTGTATACGCAGAACAAAATGTTAATACGATTGATTTAGCAAACACCGTAAAGTTAAAAGTGATTGCTTTAAATAATCAAATAGACACTGGATATACTATTAAACTTACACAAGATAGTACTGAGTATGTAGTTGAGGAGTTACAAAAAATACAAAGTAGAACCTTATTTTCCTTTCTTATTTTATTAGTATTAATCTTATTAATTAATAGAAGTTTTAAATATCTAGCTATTTTATTTTTAAGCATTATAACAAATCTATTAATTGCAGTTATTTTTTATTACTTGTTACATGTTGAACTACAGTTATATTCATTTGCAGGAATAACTATTTCTTTTGGTATTATTATAGACAATAGTATCATTATGATAGACCACATTCGAAATAAAGGGAATAAAAAGGCATTTTTAGCAATTTTAGCTGCAACCTTAACTACTATAGGGGCATTAATGATTATTTTTTTATTAGAAGAAAACCAGCAAGCCAACTTACTAGATTTTGCTTTGGTAATTGCTATTAATTTAAGTGTATCTCTATTAGTATCGTTATACTATGTACCTGCACTTTTAAATAAATTTAAAGTATCTAAAAAACAGCTTTCTTTTTCAAGAAAAAGGAAAAGAAGAATTGTAAAGTTTACAAACTTTTACACCCGAATGATTTGCTGGATGAAAAGACCTCGTTTTAAATGGGCGTTTATTTTGCTTTTTATTTTAGGTTTTGGAATCCCTTTTCATTTTTTACCAAAAGAAATTGAAGAAGAAGGTTTTTTTACCGATGTATATAACAAAAGTATTGGAAATGAATGGTTTTCAAATGATGTAAGACCAACATTAGAAAAAATTATTGGGGGTACATTACGCCTTTTTACAGAAGATGTTTTTGAAAACTCCTATTATTCAGAACCAGAAAGAACAGCATTGCGTGTAACTGGTACTATGCCAGATGGTTGTACTATAAAACAATTGAATACGGCAATTAAAAAAATGGAATCTTACCTTAGTCAATTTGATGAAATTGAATTGTTTGAAACAAGGATATCGAGTTATAGAAATTCTAACATCTCAATTCATTTTAAAAAAGATTTTGAGTTTGGTAGTTTTCCTTATACTCTAAAAAACGTATTAGAATCTAAAGCCATTAGTTTAGGTGGTTTAGATTGGTCCGTTAGTGGTGTTGGTCGAGGTTTTTCTAATGCTTTAGGAACTGGATCTAAACAAAACAGAATTATTTTAGAAGGCTATAATTATGATAAATTATATAGTTATGCAAAACAACTAAAACAACAGCTTATTGATAGTTCTGGTTCTAGAGTAAAAGATATAGAAATAACCAGTAGCGGTTGGCGTGATAATGCTTTGTATGAATATTATTTAGATTTTGATGATAAGCGCCTTGCTTTTGAGAATGTTTCTCAACAACAGTTATATGGTTATTTAAAAAATCAAGTACATTCTGGTAATTTAACTTCGATTATACAAAATAATGAGTTTCAAAGTGTAAAATTAATCTCTGACCGTTACAAAAAATTTAGTGTTTGGGATCTTAAAAACACGCCTATTTTAATAAATAACAAACAATACAAACTGAGTCAATTAGCTTCTATAGAAAAAAAGAAAACAGGTAATACCATAAAAAAAAATAATCAACAATACAGTTTAACAGTTACATATGATTTTCTAGGCACAGCAATTTTAGCCCAAAAAGTAAGAGAACAAAATATAGAGAAATTTAAACCTAAGTTACCATTAGGATATAAGGTTTCAGAGCAAAAATATAACAGATGGAATAAGAAAGACAAAGCTCAGTATTACTATTTATTTATAGTCATTGGAATAATTTTATTTATATGTGCTATTTTATTGGAATCAATTAAACAACCTTTTGCAATCATAAGTATGATTCCAATTTCGTTTATTGGTGTGTTCTTAACTTTCTACCTGTTCGATTTTAATTTTGACCAAGGGGGTTATGCTTCATTTATTTTATTATGTGGAATTAGCGTTAATTCTGCTTTGTATATTATCAATGATTATAATAATTTAAAGATGCAATTTCCAAATAGAGATTTAAGAAGTCTTTACTTTAAAGCTTTTAATTCAAAAATAAAACCTGTAGTTCTAACAATTGTATCAACTATTGTGGGTTTAATTCCGTTTATTTGGAATGGACAAAACGAAGCCTTCTGGTTTTCATTTGCTGCAGGTTCTATAGGAGGTTTAGTATTTTCTTTAATAGGTATCTTCTTTTATTTACCACTTTTTAGTGTTAAAAAAGTATAA
- a CDS encoding BlaI/MecI/CopY family transcriptional regulator, which yields MQLSKTEEQLMQYLWKRKKAFLKELLEDFPEPKPATTTVATLLKRIADKGFIDYTLFGKSREYFPIIRKTDYFSKHVNGLIKNFFNDSASQFASFFTKETNLSTEELEDLKRIIDGQIKKQQQ from the coding sequence ATGCAATTATCTAAAACAGAAGAACAATTAATGCAATATTTATGGAAACGTAAAAAAGCATTTTTAAAAGAATTGTTAGAAGATTTTCCAGAACCAAAACCAGCAACAACAACCGTTGCCACTTTGTTAAAAAGAATTGCAGACAAAGGTTTTATAGACTATACCTTATTCGGAAAATCGAGAGAATACTTTCCAATAATTAGAAAAACAGATTACTTCTCTAAACATGTAAATGGGCTGATTAAAAATTTCTTTAACGATTCCGCTAGTCAGTTTGCTTCTTTCTTTACAAAAGAAACCAACCTTTCTACAGAAGAATTAGAAGATTTAAAAAGAATAATTGACGGTCAAATTAAAAAGCAACAACAATGA
- a CDS encoding MmcQ/YjbR family DNA-binding protein, which yields MHIEQLRDFCISKKGVTEHFPFDDVTLVFKVMGKMFLLTGLTSWEKGEAKINLKCNPEKAIELREEFEGIIDGYHMSKKHWNTVLLNSSDVSDDLAKELINHSYDLVVKGLTKKLQKELEEL from the coding sequence ATGCATATAGAACAATTAAGAGATTTTTGCATTTCTAAAAAAGGAGTAACAGAACATTTTCCTTTTGATGATGTTACACTGGTTTTTAAAGTGATGGGTAAAATGTTTTTGCTAACCGGATTAACTTCTTGGGAGAAAGGGGAAGCTAAAATTAACTTAAAATGCAACCCAGAAAAAGCAATAGAATTAAGAGAAGAATTTGAGGGGATTATTGATGGTTATCACATGAGTAAAAAACATTGGAATACTGTTTTGCTAAATTCTAGTGATGTTTCAGATGATCTGGCAAAAGAACTTATCAATCATTCTTACGATTTGGTTGTAAAAGGGTTGACTAAAAAACTACAAAAAGAATTAGAAGAATTGTAG
- a CDS encoding M56 family metallopeptidase → MIIYLLKSASCLALLLFFYHFILEKEKMHIFNRFYLLTGVIISFLVPLATITVQANNALETSGEPIFIGNTSLAAVHEGFNYSQLLICVYLIISILFLIRFVKNFAKIIQKIRTNETIKYQKAILVLVQDEILPHTFWNFIFINKKDYKEGKIEEELFTHELTHVTQKHTLDILIIELFQIMFWINPLFIFLKKAIQLNHEFLADEKVINQHKNTNKYQHLLLNKAAWNNEYYLASNLNYSLTKKRLKMMTKQSSQTKILLKQLSVIPLLVGFLFLFAERVQAQEKAKDKIVIEYNSLAKKAKSKDNADTKKEDIEKLEKLYAQLSESQKKTAVPFPYTSITEKNKEEPIFYLNGEVASKKEVDKVNAGNIESVNVIKKENGSSTISIKKKKEPIFYLDGKRISKKEMKKVKPDNIESVNVEKDKDGGGSIYITSKKE, encoded by the coding sequence ATGATAATTTATCTACTAAAATCGGCTAGTTGTTTAGCGTTATTACTTTTCTTTTATCATTTTATATTAGAAAAGGAAAAAATGCACATCTTTAATCGTTTTTACCTTTTAACAGGTGTTATTATTTCTTTCTTGGTTCCATTAGCAACAATTACAGTTCAGGCTAACAACGCATTAGAAACCAGCGGAGAACCTATTTTTATAGGAAATACATCTTTAGCAGCAGTTCATGAAGGTTTTAATTACAGTCAGTTATTAATTTGTGTTTATTTAATTATATCAATCTTATTTTTAATTCGATTTGTAAAAAACTTTGCAAAGATTATTCAAAAAATAAGAACAAACGAAACTATAAAATATCAAAAGGCAATACTTGTTTTGGTGCAGGATGAAATACTACCTCACACTTTCTGGAATTTCATTTTCATTAATAAAAAAGACTACAAAGAAGGAAAGATTGAAGAAGAGCTTTTTACACATGAACTAACGCATGTAACGCAAAAACACACCTTAGATATTCTAATTATTGAGTTATTTCAAATTATGTTTTGGATAAACCCATTATTTATCTTCTTAAAAAAAGCAATACAATTAAATCACGAATTTTTAGCTGATGAAAAGGTTATCAATCAACATAAAAATACCAATAAATACCAGCACTTATTATTAAACAAAGCTGCTTGGAACAACGAATATTACTTGGCCAGTAATTTGAATTATTCACTCACTAAAAAAAGATTAAAAATGATGACAAAACAAAGTTCACAAACCAAAATTTTATTAAAACAACTCTCGGTAATTCCGTTGTTAGTTGGCTTCCTTTTCTTATTTGCAGAACGTGTACAAGCACAAGAAAAAGCAAAGGACAAAATAGTTATAGAATATAATTCTTTAGCTAAAAAAGCAAAATCTAAAGATAATGCCGATACAAAAAAAGAGGATATAGAAAAGTTAGAAAAACTATATGCACAATTAAGCGAGTCTCAGAAAAAAACAGCAGTACCATTTCCTTATACATCTATAACAGAAAAAAATAAGGAGGAACCTATTTTTTATTTAAACGGAGAAGTTGCCTCTAAAAAAGAAGTGGACAAAGTAAACGCGGGTAATATAGAAAGTGTAAACGTTATTAAAAAAGAAAATGGAAGTTCTACTATTTCTATAAAGAAGAAAAAAGAACCGATTTTCTACTTAGACGGAAAACGCATTTCTAAAAAAGAAATGAAAAAAGTAAAACCAGACAATATAGAAAGTGTGAATGTAGAAAAAGATAAAGATGGTGGTGGCTCCATTTATATTACGAGCAAAAAAGAATAA
- a CDS encoding magnesium and cobalt transport protein CorA — MTENDFLDNTSIISYSAKNYEKTTYNAISEIIFSENKTNTKWLNTYGIRFHEAYKKVINQNKLDDFLIKLLGDEEHPNKVILLDNLLFITTRVLITQSQKLDSEQMIFIVSSDFLWSIQEKHGDYFGWIRERLEGNKGIVRKKKTDYLLYLILESIIDNYQDTYEANADLSADKLNSTHIKPTPEFTSLVEKRKQELFNFKKATLSLRDTIIKLEKIEIKDFNVKYFNELKEQTNNLISNIDFELQELESKINLIFSIQGHRLNEVMKTLTILSVIFIPLTFLAGIYGMNFENIPELKSKYGYFILLGVMALVTIVSVWYFKRKKWF, encoded by the coding sequence ATGACTGAAAATGATTTTTTAGACAACACCTCCATAATTAGTTATTCTGCAAAGAATTATGAAAAAACAACTTATAACGCAATTTCAGAAATTATTTTTTCAGAAAACAAAACGAATACTAAATGGCTAAATACTTACGGTATAAGATTTCATGAGGCTTATAAAAAAGTAATTAACCAAAATAAATTAGACGATTTTTTAATAAAATTATTAGGAGATGAAGAGCACCCTAACAAAGTAATTTTATTAGATAATTTACTATTTATAACCACCAGAGTTTTAATTACTCAAAGTCAGAAATTAGATTCTGAACAAATGATTTTTATCGTTTCTTCAGACTTTTTATGGTCTATTCAAGAAAAACATGGAGATTATTTTGGCTGGATTCGTGAGCGTTTAGAAGGTAACAAAGGAATTGTTAGAAAGAAAAAAACAGACTATTTACTGTATTTAATATTAGAGTCTATAATTGATAACTACCAAGACACCTATGAAGCAAATGCAGATTTAAGCGCAGATAAACTAAATTCTACTCACATAAAGCCAACTCCAGAGTTTACTTCTTTAGTTGAAAAAAGGAAGCAAGAATTATTCAATTTTAAAAAAGCAACCTTAAGTTTAAGAGATACCATTATAAAATTAGAAAAAATAGAAATTAAAGATTTTAATGTAAAATACTTTAATGAGTTAAAAGAACAAACCAATAACCTAATTTCTAATATCGATTTTGAATTGCAAGAATTAGAAAGTAAAATAAACCTAATTTTCAGTATTCAAGGACATCGCTTAAATGAGGTAATGAAAACACTGACTATTTTGTCAGTAATCTTTATACCATTAACTTTTTTAGCAGGAATTTACGGAATGAACTTTGAAAACATTCCAGAATTAAAATCTAAATATGGTTATTTTATTTTATTGGGTGTTATGGCATTAGTTACCATTGTTTCTGTTTGGTATTTTAAACGTAAAAAGTGGTTTTAA
- the ade gene encoding adenine deaminase — protein MIVQGNIVDIQNKIIYKGEIEVVNGKILSVKEVNHSKENYILPGFVDAHIHIESSMLVPSEFAKIAVKHGTVATVSDPHEIANVLGVKGVDFMIENGKKVPLKFNFGAPSCVPATSFESAGAIIDADDIKLMMENPDIKYLAEMMNYPGVLFDDAEVLAKIQHAKNNNKPIDGHAPGLRGDDATKYIAAGISTDHECFSFDEALEKLQKGMKVIIREGSAAKNFEALIGLLPEHFENMMFCSDDKHPDDLLLGHINQLCERAVAKGIDVFKVLQAACVNPVKHYNLDVGLLQKGDDADFVVVDSLEKFNVLETYINGELVAKNGESFVKHVDFEVLNNFNTDTKEVTDFRFESSSEKIRVIEALDGELVTNQIEADALIVNGNLVSNTETDVLKMTVVNRYQNDAPAIAFIKNFGIKEGAIASSVGHDSHNIIAVGVSDEAICKAVNLIIKNRGGVCAVNNTQEKIVSLPVAGIMSDKPAEVIGKAYAELDTMAKEMGSKLRAPYMSLSFMALLVIPALKLSDKGLFDGSTFKFTSLDIK, from the coding sequence ATGATTGTACAAGGAAACATAGTCGATATACAGAACAAAATAATTTACAAAGGAGAAATTGAAGTTGTAAACGGAAAAATTTTGTCTGTAAAAGAAGTAAATCATAGTAAAGAAAATTACATTTTACCAGGTTTTGTTGATGCACATATTCATATAGAAAGCTCTATGTTGGTGCCTTCGGAATTTGCGAAAATTGCCGTAAAACATGGTACAGTTGCAACGGTTTCCGATCCGCATGAAATTGCCAATGTTTTAGGTGTAAAAGGAGTTGATTTTATGATTGAAAACGGAAAGAAAGTTCCGTTGAAATTCAATTTTGGAGCACCAAGTTGTGTGCCAGCAACGTCTTTTGAAAGTGCAGGAGCAATTATAGATGCTGATGATATTAAATTGATGATGGAAAATCCGGATATTAAATATTTGGCAGAAATGATGAATTATCCCGGAGTATTGTTTGATGATGCTGAGGTTTTAGCTAAGATTCAACACGCAAAAAATAACAACAAACCCATTGATGGTCATGCGCCAGGTTTAAGAGGCGATGATGCTACCAAATATATTGCTGCCGGAATTTCTACAGACCACGAATGTTTTTCTTTTGATGAAGCTTTAGAGAAGCTACAAAAAGGTATGAAAGTAATTATTAGAGAAGGTTCTGCAGCAAAAAACTTCGAAGCTTTAATAGGTTTATTACCCGAACATTTCGAAAATATGATGTTTTGTTCAGATGATAAACACCCAGATGATTTATTATTAGGGCATATCAATCAGTTATGTGAAAGAGCAGTTGCCAAAGGAATTGATGTTTTTAAAGTGTTACAAGCAGCGTGTGTAAATCCTGTAAAACACTATAATTTAGATGTCGGACTTTTACAAAAAGGAGATGATGCAGATTTTGTGGTGGTTGATAGTTTAGAAAAATTCAATGTTTTAGAAACCTATATAAACGGAGAATTAGTCGCTAAAAATGGCGAATCTTTTGTAAAGCATGTGGATTTTGAAGTATTGAATAACTTTAATACAGATACAAAAGAAGTTACTGATTTTAGATTCGAATCTTCATCAGAAAAAATTAGAGTGATTGAAGCGTTAGATGGTGAATTAGTGACCAATCAAATTGAAGCAGATGCTTTAATTGTTAATGGAAATTTAGTGTCAAACACAGAAACTGATGTTTTAAAAATGACAGTTGTTAATCGTTATCAGAATGATGCACCTGCAATTGCGTTTATCAAAAATTTCGGAATAAAAGAAGGAGCTATTGCAAGTTCTGTTGGGCACGATTCTCATAATATTATTGCAGTTGGTGTATCGGACGAAGCAATTTGTAAAGCGGTAAATTTAATCATCAAAAATAGAGGCGGAGTTTGTGCTGTAAATAACACCCAAGAGAAAATAGTTTCTTTGCCAGTTGCCGGAATTATGTCTGACAAGCCTGCTGAGGTTATCGGTAAAGCCTATGCAGAACTAGATACAATGGCAAAAGAAATGGGTAGCAAATTACGCGCACCTTATATGAGTTTGTCTTTTATGGCGTTATTGGTGATTCCTGCTTTAAAGTTGTCTGACAAAGGTTTGTTTGATGGAAGTACTTTTAAATTTACTTCTTTAGATATTAAATAA
- a CDS encoding dipeptidase, translated as MNTIQSYIKDNKQRFLNELIELLKIPSVSADSAYKKDVLLTADFVLESLKKAGCDNVEMCETPGYPIIYGEKIIDKNLPTVLVYGHYDVQPADPIELWTSPPFEPVIKNTEIHPEGAIFARGACDDKGQMYMHVKALEYMTSTGNLPCNVKFMIEGEEEVGSESLAWFVPRNTEKLANDVILISDTGMIANDIPSITTGLRGLSYVEVEVTGPNRDLHSGLYGGAVANPINILTKMIASLHDENNHITIPDFYDNVEELSTEERAEMAKAPFSLEKYKDALKIDDVHGEAGYSTNERNAIRPTLDVNGIWGGYTGEGAKTVIASKAFAKISMRLVPNQDWKEITELFKKHFESIAPKSVTVVVKPHHGGQGYVTPIDNIAYKAASKAYETSFGKTPIPQRSGGSIPIVALFEQHLKSKTILMGFGLDSDAIHSPNEHFGVWNYLKGIETIPYFYKYFTEMNQ; from the coding sequence ATGAATACCATTCAATCTTACATAAAAGACAACAAACAACGCTTCTTAAACGAACTTATAGAACTCCTTAAAATCCCTTCTGTAAGTGCAGATTCGGCATATAAAAAAGACGTTTTGTTAACAGCAGATTTTGTTTTAGAAAGTTTAAAAAAAGCAGGTTGCGACAACGTAGAAATGTGCGAGACTCCAGGGTATCCTATTATTTACGGAGAAAAAATCATCGATAAGAACTTACCAACCGTATTAGTTTATGGTCATTATGATGTACAACCAGCAGATCCAATAGAACTTTGGACCTCTCCTCCATTTGAGCCAGTTATTAAAAACACAGAAATTCATCCAGAAGGAGCAATTTTTGCAAGAGGTGCTTGTGACGATAAAGGACAAATGTATATGCACGTAAAAGCATTAGAATACATGACTTCTACCGGAAACTTACCTTGTAACGTAAAGTTTATGATAGAAGGTGAAGAAGAAGTTGGTTCAGAAAGTTTAGCTTGGTTTGTACCAAGAAATACAGAAAAACTAGCTAATGACGTAATTTTAATTTCAGATACAGGAATGATTGCGAATGACATTCCTTCAATTACAACAGGTTTACGTGGTTTAAGTTATGTAGAAGTAGAAGTTACAGGACCAAATAGAGATTTACATTCTGGTTTATACGGAGGCGCAGTTGCAAATCCTATTAATATTTTAACCAAAATGATTGCCTCTTTACACGACGAGAACAACCATATTACTATTCCTGATTTTTACGATAATGTAGAAGAATTATCTACCGAAGAAAGAGCAGAAATGGCAAAAGCACCTTTTTCTTTAGAGAAATATAAAGATGCCTTAAAAATAGATGATGTTCACGGAGAAGCAGGTTATTCTACCAACGAGCGCAACGCAATTAGACCAACTTTAGACGTAAACGGAATTTGGGGTGGTTATACTGGTGAAGGCGCAAAAACAGTAATTGCTAGTAAAGCATTCGCTAAAATATCAATGCGTTTGGTACCAAATCAAGATTGGAAAGAAATTACAGAATTATTCAAAAAACATTTTGAAAGTATTGCTCCTAAATCTGTAACAGTGGTTGTAAAACCTCATCATGGCGGACAAGGTTATGTAACTCCAATAGACAATATTGCGTATAAAGCTGCAAGTAAAGCTTATGAAACTAGCTTTGGAAAAACGCCTATTCCTCAAAGAAGCGGTGGTAGTATTCCTATTGTTGCCCTATTTGAGCAGCACTTAAAAAGCAAGACTATTTTAATGGGCTTCGGGTTAGATTCTGACGCCATTCACTCGCCAAACGAACATTTCGGAGTTTGGAATTACCTAAAAGGGATTGAAACCATTCCATATTTCTATAAATATTTTACAGAAATGAATCAATAA
- a CDS encoding DUF3781 domain-containing protein: protein MENKKSEILEKHCYTEMVYQRINKKLKIAFSKDENEQFIRKVLEETVIENYLKKGKNFYVSNKEHNIRITVNSNTFRIITVDRI from the coding sequence ATGGAAAATAAGAAAAGCGAAATATTAGAAAAACATTGTTATACAGAAATGGTATATCAACGGATAAATAAAAAGTTAAAAATAGCTTTTTCTAAGGATGAAAATGAGCAATTTATCAGAAAGGTTTTAGAAGAAACAGTTATAGAAAACTACTTGAAAAAGGGAAAGAATTTTTACGTTTCTAATAAAGAACACAACATCAGAATTACTGTAAATTCTAATACTTTTAGAATTATTACGGTAGATAGAATTTAA